The following proteins are co-located in the Rhodobium gokarnense genome:
- a CDS encoding TerC family protein: protein MIPSLSDPQVWASLMTLTVMEIVLGIDNVVFISVIVGRLPEPAAKRARQIGLALALVFRIALLAALTWLIGLSAPLFEAFGQPVSWRDLILIAGGLFLLFKATHEIHGAIEGAGEEGPSKVTATFAAIIAQIVAIDMVFSVDSIITAIGMAEHLEVMIAAVVIAMAIMYFASGAVSRFISRHPTTKMLALAFLFLIGVALIADGIGFHIPRGYIYFAMLFSALVEIFNVLAARRARKRTGDT from the coding sequence ATGATACCAAGCCTCAGCGACCCGCAGGTCTGGGCCAGCCTGATGACGCTGACGGTCATGGAGATCGTCCTCGGCATCGACAACGTCGTCTTCATCTCCGTCATCGTCGGTCGGCTGCCGGAGCCGGCGGCCAAGCGCGCCCGCCAGATCGGCCTTGCGCTGGCGCTCGTCTTCCGCATCGCCTTGCTCGCCGCGCTGACCTGGCTGATCGGCCTCTCCGCGCCGCTCTTTGAGGCGTTCGGCCAGCCGGTTTCCTGGCGCGACCTCATCCTCATCGCCGGCGGGCTGTTCCTGCTCTTCAAGGCGACCCACGAGATCCACGGCGCCATCGAGGGCGCGGGCGAGGAGGGGCCCTCGAAGGTGACCGCCACCTTTGCCGCGATCATCGCCCAGATCGTCGCCATCGACATGGTGTTTTCCGTCGATTCCATCATCACCGCGATCGGAATGGCCGAGCATCTGGAGGTGATGATAGCGGCCGTCGTCATCGCCATGGCGATCATGTATTTCGCCTCCGGCGCCGTCTCGCGCTTCATCTCGCGTCATCCGACCACCAAGATGCTGGCGCTCGCCTTTCTGTTCCTGATCGGCGTCGCGCTCATCGCCGACGGCATCGGTTTCCATATCCCGCGCGGATATATCTACTTCGCCATGCTGTTTTCCGCGCTGGTGGAGATTTTCAACGTGCTGGCCGCCCGCCGCGCCCGCAAGCGCACCGGGGACACGTGA
- a CDS encoding DUF2182 domain-containing protein has protein sequence MTKSPDKDDLSHLGAADRGVAWFARRPRMTVILTVVVLAGLGWVYLLIMVGAMVPDMDMGALGPGMGAFNVFNNFSGLDATARAALAAICAPTAGGYFGMPSAGPWAVSDFFLVLVMWVMMVMAMMLPTAGPMLATYADIADSGRRTGHRAAPVIVLAAGYLSVWVAFAVVASLAQWGLTALQAMTPMMAPASLVLAGTTMIAAGIYQFTPAKYACLTRCQAPVPYFHAKWRDDTAGVFRLGVEQGLFCFGCCWALMAVMFAVGVMNVIWIAILGAAMALEKIVISIWIPRILGVVFFLWGCAVLLMSEPIRRAIGL, from the coding sequence GTGACGAAGAGCCCGGACAAAGACGACCTCAGCCATCTCGGCGCCGCCGACCGGGGCGTTGCCTGGTTCGCCCGCCGCCCGCGCATGACCGTCATTTTGACCGTCGTCGTCCTGGCCGGCCTCGGCTGGGTCTACCTTCTGATCATGGTCGGCGCGATGGTGCCGGACATGGACATGGGCGCGCTTGGCCCCGGCATGGGCGCCTTCAACGTCTTCAACAACTTCTCCGGCCTCGACGCGACGGCGCGGGCGGCGCTGGCGGCGATCTGCGCGCCGACCGCCGGCGGCTATTTCGGCATGCCCTCGGCCGGGCCCTGGGCCGTCTCGGACTTCTTCCTGGTGCTCGTCATGTGGGTGATGATGGTGATGGCGATGATGCTGCCGACGGCCGGTCCCATGCTCGCCACCTATGCCGACATCGCCGACAGCGGCCGGCGCACCGGCCATCGCGCGGCGCCGGTCATCGTCCTGGCCGCCGGCTACCTGTCGGTCTGGGTCGCCTTTGCGGTCGTTGCCTCGCTCGCCCAGTGGGGCCTCACCGCGCTGCAGGCGATGACGCCGATGATGGCACCTGCGAGCCTCGTCCTTGCCGGCACGACGATGATCGCCGCCGGCATCTACCAGTTCACGCCGGCGAAATACGCGTGCCTGACCCGCTGCCAGGCGCCGGTGCCCTATTTCCACGCCAAATGGCGCGACGACACTGCCGGCGTCTTCCGCCTCGGCGTCGAGCAGGGGCTGTTCTGCTTCGGATGCTGCTGGGCGCTGATGGCGGTGATGTTCGCCGTCGGCGTCATGAACGTAATCTGGATTGCCATTCTCGGTGCAGCTATGGCACTTGAGAAGATCGTCATCAGCATCTGGATTCCGCGCATCCTGGGCGTCGTTTTTTTCCTTTGGGGTTGTGCGGTATTGTTGATGTCGGAACCCATTCGCCGTGCGATCGGTTTATAA
- a CDS encoding CDP-alcohol phosphatidyltransferase family protein, with the protein MSGHFQRKTATVVPRLPFLIHLFTASGAAFALLAGIAIVQGDFINAFVWLGVALIVDGLDGPMARRLSIGDRMPRWSGAALDFVIDYTTYVFLPAMILVVSGIASRPFDLIGAVLVVTGGALYFADTRMKNEDGSFKGFPAVWNMVVLVLMVLNPPQFVTLAVVVILTVLTFAPLDFVHPVRVKRWRLVTLAMCLGWGVFAGLALAAGLAPPLWIVLGLAGTSLYLFCIGFVHQWINSRRPKPLSEPRGGSPRPR; encoded by the coding sequence GTGAGCGGCCATTTCCAGCGTAAAACGGCGACCGTCGTGCCGCGTCTTCCCTTCCTGATCCATCTCTTCACCGCTTCCGGTGCGGCTTTTGCGCTGCTTGCCGGCATCGCCATCGTCCAGGGCGATTTCATCAACGCCTTCGTCTGGCTCGGCGTTGCCCTCATCGTCGACGGGCTCGACGGCCCGATGGCCCGGCGCCTGTCGATCGGCGACCGCATGCCGCGCTGGTCCGGCGCCGCCCTCGACTTCGTCATCGACTACACCACCTACGTCTTCCTGCCGGCGATGATCCTGGTCGTCTCCGGCATCGCCTCCAGGCCCTTCGACCTGATCGGCGCGGTGCTGGTGGTGACCGGCGGCGCGCTCTATTTCGCCGACACGCGCATGAAGAACGAGGACGGCTCGTTCAAGGGCTTTCCGGCGGTCTGGAACATGGTCGTGCTGGTGCTGATGGTGCTCAACCCGCCGCAATTCGTCACGCTTGCCGTCGTCGTCATCCTGACGGTGCTGACCTTTGCGCCGCTCGACTTCGTCCATCCGGTCCGCGTCAAGCGCTGGCGCCTCGTCACCCTTGCCATGTGCCTCGGCTGGGGCGTCTTTGCGGGACTGGCGCTGGCCGCCGGCCTGGCGCCGCCGCTGTGGATCGTCCTCGGCCTGGCCGGGACCAGCCTCTATCTGTTCTGCATCGGCTTCGTCCACCAGTGGATCAATTCAAGACGGCCGAAACCGCTTTCTGAACCGCGCGGCGGGAGCCCCCGCCCACGATGA
- a CDS encoding quinone oxidoreductase family protein, with protein MIHAIQVHEAGGPEVMQWDVFDPGEPKPGEARIRHTAVGLNYIDTYFRSGLYPAPTGLPFVPGNEGAGEVVAVGEGVTDVKPGDRVAYVGPLGSYAEERNVPADRLVLLPDGVDDRTAAALMLKGLTAQYLLRRTFPLKKGDTMLFHAAAGGVGLIAGQWARHLGVTAIGTAGSPEKVELALAHGYDHVIDYRKDDFVEKVRELTDGRGVDVVYDGVGKDTFPGSLDCIRPLGLWASFGNASGPVPPFSIGLLNQKGSLFCTRPNLFAYAAAREDLVAMADELFGVVTSGAVKIRVNQEYKLADAVAAHRDLEGRKTTGSSVFVV; from the coding sequence ATGATCCATGCAATCCAGGTCCACGAAGCTGGCGGTCCGGAAGTCATGCAGTGGGACGTCTTCGATCCGGGCGAGCCCAAGCCCGGCGAGGCGCGCATCCGTCACACCGCCGTCGGCCTCAACTACATCGATACCTATTTCCGCTCCGGCCTCTATCCGGCGCCGACGGGCCTGCCCTTCGTCCCCGGCAACGAGGGCGCAGGCGAGGTCGTCGCCGTCGGGGAGGGCGTGACGGACGTCAAGCCGGGCGACCGCGTCGCCTATGTCGGCCCGCTCGGCTCCTATGCCGAGGAGCGCAACGTCCCCGCCGACCGGCTGGTGCTCTTGCCCGACGGCGTCGACGACAGGACCGCCGCCGCCCTGATGCTGAAGGGGCTGACCGCCCAGTACCTGCTGCGTCGCACCTTCCCGCTGAAGAAGGGCGATACCATGCTGTTCCATGCCGCGGCCGGCGGCGTCGGGCTGATCGCCGGCCAGTGGGCGCGGCACCTCGGCGTCACCGCCATCGGCACCGCCGGCTCGCCGGAAAAGGTCGAGCTGGCGCTGGCCCATGGCTACGACCACGTCATCGACTACCGCAAGGACGATTTCGTCGAAAAGGTTCGCGAATTGACCGACGGCAGGGGCGTCGACGTGGTCTATGACGGTGTCGGCAAGGATACCTTTCCGGGCTCCCTCGACTGTATCCGCCCGCTCGGCCTGTGGGCCTCATTCGGCAACGCCTCGGGCCCGGTGCCGCCATTCTCGATCGGCCTTTTGAACCAGAAGGGCTCCCTGTTCTGCACCCGGCCGAATCTTTTCGCCTATGCCGCGGCGCGCGAGGACCTGGTCGCCATGGCGGACGAGCTGTTCGGGGTCGTGACCTCGGGCGCCGTCAAGATCCGCGTCAATCAGGAATACAAGCTCGCCGACGCCGTCGCCGCGCACCGCGACCTGGAAGGCCGCAAGACCACCGGCTCGTCCGTCTTCGTGGTCTGA